The Chitinophagaceae bacterium genome has a window encoding:
- a CDS encoding electron transfer flavoprotein subunit beta/FixA family protein, whose translation MNILVCITHVPDTISRISFMENNTKFDTNGIQFIIGPYDDYALSRGVELKEQFGGKLTVLNIGLAETEPTLRKALAIGADEAVRIHASPEDSFFVAQNIALYAQSKSFDLILMGRESIDFNGGMVHGMVGELLGIPSLSPIMKLDIQEKKAKITKEIEGGKEYLEVDLPFVAGCQEPIAEWKIPNMRGIMQAKSKPLTVLEPYQNTLYTQNKNFELPKPKGQVKMIAQDNIKTLLQLLKEEAKVI comes from the coding sequence ATGAATATATTAGTTTGTATTACTCATGTCCCTGATACCATATCCCGAATTAGTTTTATGGAAAATAACACAAAATTTGACACCAATGGGATACAGTTTATTATCGGACCATACGATGATTACGCATTATCACGCGGAGTAGAACTGAAAGAACAATTCGGAGGAAAACTTACCGTTCTCAATATAGGTTTAGCAGAAACAGAACCTACTCTCAGAAAAGCACTTGCCATAGGAGCTGATGAAGCAGTGAGAATACATGCTTCCCCGGAAGATTCATTTTTTGTAGCTCAAAACATAGCCCTCTATGCCCAATCCAAATCTTTTGACCTCATCCTGATGGGACGAGAATCTATAGATTTTAACGGAGGAATGGTACATGGTATGGTTGGAGAATTATTAGGAATACCTTCTCTTTCGCCCATTATGAAATTAGATATTCAGGAAAAAAAAGCAAAAATAACCAAAGAAATAGAAGGAGGCAAAGAATACTTAGAAGTAGACCTTCCTTTTGTCGCAGGATGCCAAGAACCTATTGCCGAATGGAAAATACCTAATATGCGAGGAATCATGCAAGCAAAAAGTAAACCACTTACTGTTTTAGAACCCTATCAAAATACTCTTTATACTCAAAATAAAAATTTTGAACTTCCAAAACCCAAAGGGCAAGTAAAAATGATAGCACAAGACAATATAAAAACATTATTACAACTCCTAAAAGAAGAAGCAAAAGTCATCTAA
- a CDS encoding citrate synthase, translating to MPNTAELIYNGKTYSFPVLEGTEKEIAVDISKLREQSAKEQTPIITMDPGYKNTGATTSAITFLDGEQGILQYRGYPIEELAEKSSFLEVAYLLIFGELPTESGFSLFKKEITEHTLVHEDIKKILEGFPAKSHPMGVLGSLVCALSTFYPESLNKSMAESNVHLQIIRLLAKFPTLAAWSYKNEVGHPVVYPDNKLSYCQNLLKMMFSLPTESYSLDPVVVDALDKLLILHADHEQNCSTSTVRMVGSSRASIYASISAGINALWGPLHGGANQEVMEMLELIKQDGGNVKKYVEKAKSKEDPFLLMGFGHRVYKNFDPRAKIIKKAADDVLNKLKINDPILEIAKELEAAALKDQYFIDKKLYPNVDFYSGIIYKAMGIPTEMFTVFFSMGRLPGWIAQWKEMRENKEPIGRPRQIYTGKTKRSYIPINKR from the coding sequence ATGCCAAACACAGCAGAATTAATATATAACGGGAAAACATACAGCTTTCCTGTATTAGAGGGAACAGAAAAAGAAATAGCAGTAGATATTAGTAAATTACGAGAGCAGAGTGCGAAAGAACAAACTCCCATCATTACAATGGATCCGGGATATAAAAACACAGGAGCAACTACCTCTGCTATCACTTTTTTGGATGGAGAACAAGGAATTTTACAATACAGAGGATATCCTATTGAAGAATTAGCAGAGAAATCTTCTTTTTTAGAAGTAGCATACCTGCTCATATTTGGAGAACTCCCAACAGAATCAGGTTTCTCTCTTTTTAAAAAAGAAATAACCGAACATACTCTCGTTCATGAGGATATCAAAAAAATATTAGAAGGATTCCCCGCCAAGTCCCATCCAATGGGGGTATTAGGATCATTAGTATGTGCTTTAAGCACATTTTATCCCGAATCTCTTAATAAAAGTATGGCGGAATCCAATGTGCATTTACAAATTATAAGATTGTTGGCAAAATTTCCTACCCTTGCAGCATGGTCTTATAAAAACGAAGTAGGACATCCTGTAGTATATCCCGACAACAAACTCAGCTATTGTCAAAACCTTCTAAAAATGATGTTTTCACTACCAACCGAATCGTATTCATTAGATCCAGTAGTAGTAGATGCTTTGGATAAATTACTCATCCTGCATGCAGACCATGAACAAAATTGTTCTACCTCCACAGTCCGAATGGTAGGTTCATCTCGGGCAAGTATTTATGCCTCTATCTCTGCGGGAATAAATGCTTTGTGGGGGCCACTCCATGGCGGAGCAAATCAAGAAGTTATGGAAATGTTAGAGCTCATAAAACAAGACGGTGGAAATGTAAAAAAATATGTAGAAAAAGCAAAATCAAAAGAAGATCCTTTCTTACTTATGGGGTTTGGACATAGAGTTTATAAAAACTTTGACCCCCGTGCAAAAATTATTAAAAAAGCTGCCGACGATGTTTTAAATAAATTAAAAATAAACGACCCTATATTAGAAATAGCAAAAGAATTAGAAGCAGCAGCACTCAAAGACCAGTATTTTATTGATAAAAAACTCTACCCTAATGTTGATTTTTACAGCGGCATTATATACAAAGCAATGGGAATACCTACAGAAATGTTTACCGTATTTTTCTCTATGGGACGTCTCCCAGGTTGGATAGCCCAATGGAAAGAAATGCGTGAAAATAAAGAACCTATAGGACGCCCAAGACAAATATATACAGGAAAAACAAAACGAAGTTACATACCAATAAATAAAAGATAG
- the recA gene encoding recombinase RecA, whose amino-acid sequence MITDKNKDAKTEKANAIKSVIGTLEKTYYKGVVMKLSDEHVVDVPAISTGSIGLDIALGIGGLPRGRVIEIYGPESSGKTTLAMHCIAEAQKKGGIAVFIDAEHAFDKTYAEKLGIDTQNLFIAQPDDGEQALEIAEQLIRSTAVDIVVIDSVAALVPKGEIEGDMGDNKLGLQARLMSQALRKLTGIINKTGCCCIFINQLREKIGVMFGNPEVTTGGNALKYYASVRLDIRRIQQIKEGENIVGNRTRVKVVKNKVAPPFKVIEFDIMYGEGISKIGEIIDFAVDLEIIKKSGSWFSYEDKKLGQGKESVKQFLKDNSDIVSIIETKIKEKIAAKVPISKIATEQSSNEE is encoded by the coding sequence ATGATAACAGATAAAAATAAAGATGCCAAAACAGAAAAAGCAAACGCCATCAAGTCCGTAATAGGAACTTTAGAAAAAACCTATTATAAAGGGGTCGTTATGAAATTAAGCGATGAGCATGTAGTAGATGTTCCTGCTATTTCTACGGGCTCTATTGGGTTAGATATAGCATTAGGAATTGGCGGTTTACCAAGAGGCAGAGTTATAGAAATCTACGGTCCTGAATCATCGGGGAAAACCACTTTAGCCATGCACTGTATAGCAGAAGCACAAAAAAAAGGAGGAATAGCAGTATTTATTGATGCAGAACATGCCTTTGATAAAACATACGCAGAAAAATTAGGAATAGATACTCAAAATCTTTTCATTGCTCAACCCGACGATGGAGAACAAGCATTAGAAATAGCAGAACAACTCATCCGTTCTACAGCAGTTGATATAGTAGTAATAGATTCCGTTGCTGCATTAGTCCCAAAAGGTGAGATAGAAGGGGATATGGGAGATAATAAATTAGGATTACAAGCAAGATTAATGTCTCAAGCCCTCAGAAAACTTACAGGCATAATCAATAAAACAGGCTGCTGTTGTATATTTATCAATCAACTAAGAGAAAAAATAGGTGTTATGTTTGGAAATCCCGAAGTTACCACAGGAGGAAATGCTCTCAAATACTACGCATCCGTACGATTAGATATTAGAAGAATTCAACAAATAAAAGAAGGAGAAAACATTGTAGGAAATAGAACACGAGTAAAAGTAGTTAAAAACAAAGTAGCTCCCCCTTTCAAAGTTATAGAATTCGATATTATGTATGGAGAAGGTATCTCTAAAATTGGGGAAATCATTGATTTTGCTGTAGATTTAGAAATAATAAAAAAGTCAGGGTCATGGTTTTCATACGAGGATAAAAAGTTAGGGCAAGGAAAAGAATCCGTAAAACAATTTTTGAAAGACAATAGTGATATAGTATCTATTATAGAAACGAAAATTAAAGAAAAAATAGCGGCAAAAGTCCCCATCAGCAAAATAGCTACTGAACAATCAAGCAACGAAGAATAA
- a CDS encoding sigma-70 family RNA polymerase sigma factor translates to MLPIKLNTDTLIQQYCDGNEKAFDTISNLYSGKVYSTAYSILKNKKQAEDIVQEVFIKVFITLKKNNYSDKGKFEAWILKITRNMSIDHLRKHKKKVQYSLEQYSSVLESIYFVENAMVEHNIIEDETKKYLWDLIHELPKNQREIIIMKHYLNMSFKEISTLANISINTALGIMRYGIINLRKKINEEQIHFTNFK, encoded by the coding sequence ATGTTACCAATAAAACTAAACACGGATACTCTTATTCAGCAGTATTGTGATGGAAATGAAAAAGCATTTGATACAATATCAAATCTTTACAGCGGAAAAGTATATAGCACAGCGTATTCTATATTAAAGAATAAAAAACAGGCAGAAGATATAGTTCAAGAAGTTTTCATAAAAGTATTTATTACTTTGAAAAAAAATAATTATTCCGATAAGGGAAAGTTTGAAGCATGGATTCTAAAAATTACACGCAATATGTCAATAGACCATTTGCGAAAACACAAAAAAAAAGTGCAATACTCATTAGAGCAGTATAGCAGCGTTTTAGAGTCAATCTATTTTGTTGAAAACGCAATGGTAGAACATAATATAATAGAAGACGAAACAAAAAAATATTTATGGGATCTTATCCATGAACTACCTAAAAATCAAAGAGAAATAATTATTATGAAACATTATCTCAATATGAGTTTTAAAGAAATATCTACTTTAGCAAATATTAGTATAAATACCGCCTTAGGTATTATGAGATATGGCATTATTAATCTGAGAAAGAAAATAAATGAAGAACAAATACATTTTACAAACTTTAAATAA
- the tatC gene encoding twin-arginine translocase subunit TatC: MKEKEMSFLDHLEELRWHLIRSICSIIFFMVASFIYMNTIFRYVILAPTKPDFLTYRLFCKVSEYFHTDAFCIKELPFILQSRQLTGQFSMHITASLVLGLICSFPYVFWEIWRFVKPGLHEKEKSAVRGLTFYVSSLFFIGILFGYYLVAPLSLNFLANYKLDSSIENQFDIISYVSTLSTLVLSGGIIFQLPVISFFLAKMNILSVSFLQKYRKHSIVIILIIAAIITPPDPFSQILVSAPLILLYEISIFIIKFVEKKKIKE; this comes from the coding sequence GTGAAAGAAAAAGAAATGTCTTTTTTAGACCATTTAGAAGAATTAAGATGGCATCTGATACGCTCCATCTGTTCCATTATTTTTTTTATGGTAGCCTCATTTATATATATGAATACGATTTTTCGCTACGTTATATTAGCTCCCACGAAGCCCGATTTTTTAACTTATCGTCTCTTCTGTAAGGTATCAGAGTATTTTCATACCGATGCTTTTTGTATCAAAGAATTACCTTTTATTCTCCAAAGCAGACAGCTCACCGGACAATTTTCTATGCATATAACTGCTTCTTTAGTATTAGGTCTTATATGCTCGTTTCCATATGTTTTTTGGGAAATATGGCGATTTGTAAAACCAGGTCTCCATGAAAAAGAAAAATCGGCAGTTCGTGGACTCACATTCTATGTCAGTAGCTTGTTTTTTATAGGAATTTTATTTGGATACTATTTAGTAGCTCCTCTCTCGCTTAATTTTTTAGCAAACTATAAATTAGACAGCAGTATTGAAAATCAATTTGATATTATTTCATACGTTTCTACTCTCAGTACGCTTGTTTTATCGGGAGGAATTATTTTTCAGCTTCCCGTTATTTCTTTCTTTTTAGCAAAAATGAATATACTATCTGTTTCTTTCTTACAAAAATATAGAAAACATTCCATTGTTATCATACTCATAATCGCCGCAATTATAACCCCTCCAGATCCTTTTAGTCAGATATTAGTATCTGCCCCTCTCATTTTATTATATGAGATAAGTATTTTCATTATAAAATTTGTAGAAAAGAAAAAAATAAAAGAATAA
- a CDS encoding YHYH protein has product MTYKNFVFVALVCALTSCSKNDDTTTPTTNGTVINVDADKFLTSSGAVTITTENRTLSNGTTADCYKIVTKSTPSDHTQGPWCPTNISDDATKGGIWLENGNVYDVDGAFIQNLATFYKNTTWQMYNTSTGAITKTLTQADCQAAANPNVGVQYKNYCVECLPSYVSSVTKTIYIPITPVKLSSPVSFGAGPGSSGPTIRGIAFNGVVFDAPAPVSAILGAYTLAPFDDAGGHINIGAGYHYHAATGKSTKITQSDGHAAMIGYAVDGFGIYERLSASGSEYTDLDASRGHYDATRGYHYHVDKAGANNFINSLSGAYAQ; this is encoded by the coding sequence ATGACTTACAAAAATTTCGTATTCGTAGCACTAGTATGTGCCTTGACTTCTTGTAGTAAGAATGATGATACTACCACACCTACCACTAATGGTACAGTTATTAATGTAGATGCAGATAAATTCCTTACATCGTCTGGGGCAGTAACCATTACTACCGAAAACCGAACGCTTTCTAATGGAACAACGGCAGATTGTTACAAAATTGTCACCAAAAGTACACCATCAGACCATACACAAGGTCCTTGGTGTCCAACAAACATTTCAGATGATGCCACAAAAGGAGGTATTTGGTTAGAAAATGGAAATGTGTATGATGTAGATGGTGCTTTTATTCAAAATTTAGCTACTTTTTACAAGAATACTACTTGGCAGATGTATAACACTTCCACTGGCGCAATAACCAAAACATTGACACAAGCAGATTGTCAAGCAGCAGCCAACCCAAATGTAGGTGTTCAGTATAAAAACTACTGCGTAGAATGTTTACCTTCTTATGTTTCCTCTGTAACAAAAACCATTTATATACCCATAACCCCTGTAAAATTGAGTTCCCCCGTAAGTTTTGGAGCAGGACCAGGTTCTTCAGGACCAACTATTAGAGGTATTGCTTTCAACGGTGTTGTATTTGATGCCCCTGCTCCGGTAAGTGCTATTTTAGGAGCCTATACATTGGCACCATTTGACGATGCAGGCGGACATATTAACATTGGTGCAGGTTATCACTATCACGCAGCAACTGGAAAATCTACAAAAATTACTCAATCCGATGGACACGCCGCCATGATTGGCTACGCTGTAGATGGGTTTGGAATTTATGAAAGGTTAAGCGCTTCCGGATCCGAATATACAGATTTAGACGCAAGCCGTGGACATTATGATGCTACCAGAGGATATCATTATCATGTAGACAAAGCTGGAGCAAATAATTTTATTAACAGTTTGTCTGGAGCGTATGCGCAATAA
- a CDS encoding S8 family serine peptidase, whose amino-acid sequence MNIKKIFFAIIVLHLIMNVGIAQKNRYVIYFTDKNNTPYSLERPNEFLSLRSIERRTRQSISLTPSDIPVNTTYIQDIERLGADVYFSSRWLNCLLIESSPSLLPSIMNISFVSKVELVANGSQLNNQIAGSEKTFSLVSARNNEINDFDYQIQTLGGDFMHSNGFKGEGKMVAVFDGGFRGVDTVRYFRHLFQKKQLIHTFNYVYNNHSIYQSSSHGTAVLSCLAAVDNTKALGMIPNALYILALTEDVSNGDLDDRIEEYNWLFAAEKADSIGVDVINSSLGYFVFSIENQNYTSDQLDGNTAIISKAAQFAFEKGIAVVSSAGNEGNSAWKKITPPADSRGALTVGAIGKNLQIATTSSRGKTSDKRIKPDVVAFGVNVSIITSSGNVSTISGTSFSAPLVAGLLTGYWQYAPHKTVYQIYDDMRKTSSNSSNPDSLYGYGIPSFYNLLEKKPPIPILSITSLIKSDITVYPNPIRNKILYIKNDGEKWIETIVLQIYNMEGNVLLESKYNKLYPQSFITIDIASLKPQLYFLKLRGNDFEKQIKIVVE is encoded by the coding sequence ATGAATATAAAAAAAATTTTTTTCGCAATTATCGTTCTTCATCTTATAATGAACGTCGGAATAGCACAAAAAAATAGATATGTTATCTATTTTACTGATAAAAATAATACTCCTTATTCTCTAGAAAGACCTAATGAATTTTTATCACTACGCTCTATAGAAAGAAGAACGAGACAAAGCATTTCCCTCACCCCATCTGATATTCCCGTAAATACTACTTACATACAAGATATAGAAAGATTGGGTGCTGATGTTTATTTTTCTTCTCGTTGGCTCAATTGTTTATTAATAGAGTCATCACCTTCGCTTCTCCCATCTATTATGAATATTTCTTTCGTTTCAAAGGTAGAATTGGTGGCAAATGGATCTCAATTAAACAATCAAATAGCGGGTTCTGAAAAAACATTCTCTCTTGTATCTGCTCGTAACAATGAAATCAATGATTTTGATTATCAAATACAAACATTAGGAGGAGATTTTATGCACAGTAATGGTTTTAAGGGTGAAGGAAAAATGGTTGCTGTGTTTGATGGGGGGTTTAGAGGGGTAGATACTGTCCGTTATTTTCGACATTTGTTTCAAAAAAAGCAATTAATACACACTTTCAATTATGTCTATAATAATCATTCTATTTATCAATCTTCTTCTCACGGAACAGCGGTTCTTTCTTGCTTGGCAGCCGTAGATAATACAAAAGCATTAGGGATGATTCCCAATGCTTTATATATACTTGCTCTCACTGAAGATGTTTCCAATGGAGATTTAGATGATAGAATAGAAGAATATAATTGGCTTTTTGCTGCGGAAAAGGCAGACAGCATAGGAGTAGATGTTATCAATAGTTCGCTTGGATATTTTGTATTTTCCATTGAAAATCAAAACTACACTTCTGATCAGTTAGATGGCAATACAGCAATAATTAGTAAAGCCGCTCAGTTTGCTTTTGAGAAAGGAATAGCCGTTGTATCCAGTGCTGGAAATGAAGGAAATTCTGCTTGGAAAAAAATAACTCCTCCTGCTGATAGTAGAGGAGCTTTGACGGTCGGAGCAATAGGAAAAAACCTGCAAATAGCAACAACCAGTTCTCGAGGTAAAACATCCGACAAAAGAATTAAACCTGATGTAGTTGCTTTTGGAGTAAATGTTTCTATTATTACCTCATCGGGCAATGTCAGCACTATCAGTGGCACAAGTTTTTCCGCACCATTAGTAGCAGGTTTATTAACGGGCTATTGGCAGTACGCACCCCATAAAACAGTATATCAAATATATGATGATATGCGAAAAACGAGCAGTAATAGTTCCAATCCCGACTCTCTTTATGGGTATGGAATCCCTTCTTTTTACAATCTTTTAGAAAAAAAACCTCCTATTCCCATTCTTTCCATTACTTCTCTTATAAAATCGGATATAACAGTGTATCCTAATCCTATTCGTAACAAAATTTTGTATATAAAAAACGACGGGGAGAAATGGATAGAAACCATTGTTTTGCAAATATACAATATGGAGGGAAATGTCCTACTAGAAAGCAAATATAATAAATTATATCCGCAATCTTTCATTACAATAGACATTGCATCTCTCAAACCACAGCTCTATTTTTTGAAACTAAGGGGAAACGATTTCGAAAAACAAATAAAAATAGTAGTAGAATAA